The DNA region TCCAGACCCAACGACGGACTCGTAACCGTTTGCTCCTTCTCGAAATCGATAAAACCCAACATTATGGTCCATCAAAAGACCCTCCCAAGCGTCTTCAGGGTGGTAAGACACAAACATTGGAGATGCGAAAAGCAGAGaacggaaagcaaaaacaatctGATGATTCCCATCCCATTGCTGCTCTTTGCTCTTTGGTACGCTGAGGAACGGGCTAACTAACTATGACAGCACAGTTAAAGATTTCTCGCGTTGTCGTCTCCATCTCCTTACACACCAGTCCACTTACTTCAATAAGTCACCATTATTATGGAGCACTACTGCTAGAGAGGCTTTACATTCCCGTTGTTGTTGCACTCGAGCGACGACCACCTGTCAAACGACTCTTAGGTTTCATCATCTTCCTCACATTCCTAGCCTTCCTCCTCCTTTATAAACCTCTACAACTGCAACAAATAGATACTGAcacgaacgcacacacacacaggcgagcaacttttttttctcctgtcGCTTGACTATTTGAGCGATGATGTCACTCTTTCGGTGATTCCGATGATAGCGGGGTAAACTGCAAGACACAATCGCCCATCATCCCCATGCTCATGTCATCTGCACGGTCAATTCGTGCAGATATAAATACACACCGATACGtgtggagagaaagagagtagcAAGAGTAGAAGCAGGAGGAGATGGGTTGTgtgcacgcgcgtgtgtgtgtttgtgtggcgtgTATGCAATGCTCCAATGCTCTGATatgtaaatatatatttatatatatctATCGCTGATGACGCTATGCGAAGCCGCtcctgatggtggtggtggtgccgcaTGTCTGTTGCAAGGTCGCGTTCAAACTCGCTATCTTCCACCACACACCGGCCACCATACGCCCTCTTCTAGTGGAGATATCCTGCAGCAGGGGTTGGTGCGCGCCGGTGAATGGTACACATGGTGATGCTACAGTCCCGGTCACGGCTCATTAAACCGGTCGTCTAGTTGGTTGGAATGGAATTCTGTTCTCATTACTGCCTGTCATACTATGTATGTCAGTATTACTCCTCGTCACACCTGCTCTCGTGCGCTCAGAGTACATAGGAgcaactgtttttttcttcctcaacTTCTACATCCAGGAAACAGTTGTTAGCGACCTTGTGCGCCATGAGGAACTGCTCAGATGTTATGGTTTAGCATCTACAGGATGTCTTCCGTTTTAGACGCTATATCTAACTCCTCCCGGTACACTGTTAGCTGTCATCCGCCGTAATGAGGCATCGCCTGGAATGCGCGTACTCTCCTTAGACTCTGCTAACAATTGTGGAGATTGTTGAGCATCGTGTCACTGCAAAATGTATTCCTCCCGCAGTGCCCAAAGGCCCTTTAAAGACACCGGGAAGTCATCCGGCTCGGTAAATAATGCAAATAATGTGTAATCCACGAGGTTTCGCCACTCGAGACACACACGCTTCCAGTGTCTTCGAAGTAGAGGAGGGCAACTTTGTGTTGGGATCTTCTCCGGCTATGGCCGCATGCTCTTGCGTTGGTACGACAATTGAGTTCAATTTATGCCGGACCGATGGATTCCAAAGATAGCTTCGCGCAGCATGAACTTTCGGGTTGAAAGTGtttgttgcgtgtgtgtgtgtgtgtatttgtgttgctgttgctgctcgctTCCCCAGCATCTTTTGGACAGTTGTTAGTTGTTTAGGCATACGGCCAGGCAGACCTAATTTAATAATGGCGGCGCACGTATCCGGCCCAGCGGGGGAGAAAAGCGCGCAAGGCACATCATGACGTTTTGGTGGCCGTCTTCCTTCCTTTGGCCGTCCGAACATGATCGTTTTGATAGGCGTTAGCTACCACCCTAACCGCTCGTTGGCAAATTCCAACAAAATGTGAAAGACACAAACATGTTTGGAAGTTTTTATTTCTCCCGCCCCTTTCGCTTGGCACGAAAAATCGCTGAGCTctgctgtttgtgttttttttcctaccgAAAATTGTTTAgagagcagaaaaaaatcaaatcctCCCACCAAACCCTTTTCTAACCTTCATCTTTCGCTTCTTCCCCTCTCCTCCCGCACAGATACCGTTGGATCAAGAACGGCAAAAAGTTCGAATGGCAAACGTACGACGACCGGATGTCCCAGCAGCCGGGGCGTGGTACGCTGGTAATTACGTCACCGCGCGACGAAGATCTCGGCCAGTACCAGTGCTTCGCGGAGAACGAGCACGGTACCGCCACCTCCAACTCGGTGTTTGTGCGCAAGGCGGAGCTGAACTCGTTCAAGGACGGTTCGCCCCAGACGCTGCAGGCGGACGAGGGCAAACCGTTCAAGCTGGTCTGCCAGCCGCCGGACGGCTGGCCGAAGCCGAACGTCTACTGGATGATCCAGAACATGGACGGGGGCATCCGGAGCATCAACAACTCGCGCATGACGCTCGACCCGGAGGGCAACCTGTGGTTCTCGAACGTGACGCGCGACGACGAATCGAACGACTTCTTCTACGCCTGTGCCGCCTCGTCCGTGTTTCGCAGCGAGTACAAGATCGGCAACcgggtgctgctgcaggtgaAGCAGACGGGCATCTCGGCGGCCCAGAACCGGCACCCGCCCCAGCGCCAGTACGTGTCGCGCAAGAACGAGGTCGCGCTGAAGGGCAAGCAGATCGAGCTGTTCTGCATCTACGGCGGCACGCCGCTGCCCGAGACGGTGTGGACGAAGAACGGGCGGGCGATCGTGTGGAACGACAAGATCCAGCAGGACAACTACGGCAAGTCGCTCAAGATACGGCGCGTCTCGTCGGAGGATGCGGGCACGTACACGTGCGAGGTGTCGAACGGCGTCGGGCAGGCGGACTCGTACTCGATCAACCTGGCGGTGAACGCGGTGCCGTACTTTACGGTCGAGCCGGAGATCGTGAACGCGGCGGAGGGCGAGACGGCCGAGTTTAAGTGCGAGGCGGCCGGCAACCCGAAGCCGAACATCATGTGGATCCACAACGGCAAGCAGATCGACGTGAGCCAGGGCAATGCGCGCCGCATCGTCGGCTCGTCCAGCATCTACATAAGCAAGCTGCAGAAGAGCGACACGGGCAACTACGGCTGTAACGCGACCAACTCGCTCGGCTACGTGTACAAGGACGTGTACCTGAACGTGTTGGCGCTCGCGCCAGAAATTACCGATCCGCCCAAGCGCGAGTTCACCGTCGACCAGCGCAACGTGACGATGACGTGCCGGGTGTTCGGTGCGCCGAAGCCGCAGGTCAAGTGGCTGCGGAACGACCGCGAGCTGACCGGCGGCCGGTACCAGACGATGCCGAGCGGCGACCTGTTTATCCGCGACGTGAAGTTCGACGACGCGGGCGAGTACACGTGCCACGCGGTGAACAATCTCGGCAGCAAGTCGGCGTCCGGCGAGCTGATCGTGAAGGAGCGCACGGTCATTAACGATCCGCCGCAGGACTACGAGGCGGAGGCGGGCACGACCGTCACGTTCCGCTGTAACGCGATCGCCGACTCGTCGCTCGAGCTGACGATCGAGTGGCTGACCAAGGGCGAGATCATCGACTTCGAGAACCAGCCGCGCTTCATCCGCACCTCCGACAACTCGCTGATGATTTCGAAAACGATCGAGCTGGACACGGGCACCTACACCTGTCTGGCCCGCACCGACCTGGACGAGGTGATGGCGAACGCGACGCTCACCGTGATGGACCGGCCGAACCCGCCGACGCTGACGCGCGTCAACTGCAAGGGCAAGGTGGCCCAGATCGAGTGGATCTCGAACGGCGACAACCGGTCCCCGATCCTGAACTACATCATCGAGTACAACACCTCGTTCACGCCCGACACGTACGACGTGCTGTCGGACGACGTGCCCGGCACGGACTTCGCCTGGACGGTGAACACCACGCCCTGGAACAACTACACCTTCCGCGTGATTGCGGTGAACAAGGTCGGCCGGTCGCTGCCGTCCGGCCACAGCGACGTCTGCACGACCGAGTCGAGCGTGCCGTACAAAAATCCGGACAATCTCGAGGGCGAAGGCACGACGCCGACCAATCTCGTAATTAAGTGGCGTCCGCTCGCGCAAGTCGACCACAACGCGCCCGGCCTGCACTATCGCGTCTACTGGCGGCGGGACATACCCGGCGCGGAGTGGAACTCGGCGGACGTGCGTGACTGGCGCCAGTCGTCCTACACGGTCGAGGGTTTGCCGACGTTTACGCGCTACAGCGTGAAGGTGGTGGCGCTGAACGATCGCGGCGAGGCGAACTCGGGCCCGTGGGAAATCATGGCGTACAGCGGGGAGGATACGCCGCTCGATGCGCCGGCCAACTTTACGCTGATCCAGGTGACGGGACCGACTGCGGCCATCCTCAGCTGGAACCCGGTGACGCCCGAATCGCTGCGCGGCCACTTCAAGGGCTACAAGATCCAAACCTGGACCGAGGCGGACGGCGAGGAGAACCTGCGCGAGATACTGATCACCGCCGACTCGAAGCAGGCGCTCGTGACGGACTTCGTGCCGGACGCGACCAACTACGCCCGCATCCTCGCGTACAACGGCCGGTACAACGGGCCGGCCAGCACGACGCTGTCGTTCGACACGCCCGAGGGCGTGCCGAACACGATCCAGGCGCTCGAGGCGTACCCGCTCGGGTCGTCCGCGTTCCTGCTGCGCTGGAAGAAACCGCTGCAACCGAACGGCAAGCTCACCGGCTACCGGATCTACTACGAGGAGGTGAAGGGCACGACGGTGGGCCCGCGGATGGAGCGCGAACCGCACATCTCCGATCCGGCCGTGCTGGAGGCGAAGCTGGGCCGCCTGAAGCCGGCTGCCAAGTATCGTATTCACGTCGTCGCCACCACCAAGGCTGGCGAAGGTCAAGAGTAAGTGGGGATTGCACGTGTTGCTCGAAACACgcattttaataaattcttCTATCGCATCGCTGCAGCTTCTACATCGAGCGGGCCACCTCGTCCGGTCTGGGTCTGCCACCGGACGTACCCAACTTCTACTGGGAAAACATCCGGTCGGAGAACGGGCTCGCCAACATCAAGGTGGTGTGGCAGCCGGCCCTCGGCGGCAAGGCTGGCTCGCACTTCTACGTCAAGTACCGCGTCAAGGACGAGTCGAGCTGGCAGACGACCGATCCGGAGCTGTATGAAAACTATCTGATCGTGCACGGCATCAACCCGGACCATCTGTACGAGTTCCGGGTCGTGTCGGTCGACGGCGAATATCAGACGGAATCGGCCACGCAGGAAGTCGACACCTACGGCATCCGTATGTACACTGAAGGGGCTTTCTAAGGAGccttactcttttttttttcataatttcaaATTCCACACCTTTCACCTTCCAGAGAGCTCCGTGAAGGTGCCGGGCGATAACATTGCGACGGCCGGCTGGTTCATCGGCATGATGCTGGCGATCGCGTTCCTCATACTGGTGCTGATCATCATCTGCATCGTGAAGCGCAACCGGGGCGGCAAATACGACGTGCACGATCGGGAGCTGGCCAACGGCCGCAACGACTACACCGAGGAGGGCGGCTTCCCGGAGTACTCGCAACCGTaagttgtgtgtgcgcgcgcagGTGGCCACAGCAGTTCGTTTTCTCCCTTTGCATTGCTGTGCGGTGTGTGCCTTGCGCACACATAAACGCAGCCCGCAAAGAGGGGATACCTCTAACCATGATATTTAAGTCGTTCCCTATcccccaacaacaaaaaacccttttgCGCTCTTCAAGCTAATTTTCCTGTTCTGTTTCCTTCTAATCCTAtttatacaaacaaacaaaatccgtACGTACACAAGAGGAAGCCTCTTTTCTCGCGAAAAACTCCACTGCCCTTGATTTGCGTGTGCGACAGTAACGGGGGTCCAAAACCCTAAAATTGGGTCTTCTAGACCCTCGTATCTTGTGCGCCTCACGACATGGCAACTGTTGTTGCTACTGTTACccttgatttgtttttgtaaacTGTACACTTTTCCTAATCTCTGTTTCCATTTTGCCTGGTGTGTTTTGCcgaatttgttgttttctctGCAGCGTtgcgtttggtttttgttaaCGTAACAAATTGGgagtttttattattgttattgtatCTGACACCGTTTGTGCCTAACGCGCTgtgctgctttttttcctgtttcttcAATCGCAAGATCTCATCTCCCACATACAATtaccttttgtgtgtgtgtgtgtcttttttttacatcttcCATGTTCAATTTTTGTCGCGTGTACTTTCCCGCTCGCTCTATGACGTACACGACAAAATATCTCTCCATTGCCCGTTTCGATCTGCTGCTCCAATTTTCACGCGCAcgcttcgtgtgtgtgtgttttttttctgaatttacTCTCTGTAGATTAGTAGCCAAACCTTCCTTTGCTGCCGCTCCCTTCTGGCTTCTGAAACTGCGCTGCGCCCTTTCAAATTTTCGCTCTGTTTGAAGTCACATTTGTATTTAAAGATCCTTTTCTAGGAACCTCCCTCTCTCTACCTAACTCtttgttcattcatttttcgTGCGTGCATCTTCACTATCTATCAGTacgtactctctctctctctctctctcctgctgTAACACCCCTTGACCATCATTCCCTTCATGATCATCTCCTTCGCCAAtctgtttttccttcctcacTTCTTAATTGAGTGAAACttaaccaacaacaacaacaatcatcatcctccaTT from Anopheles coluzzii chromosome X, AcolN3, whole genome shotgun sequence includes:
- the LOC120958624 gene encoding neuroglian isoform X7 yields the protein MRTTHSSSGSAPATQLLLAAAVVLMLNVLTVHSLIHSPPRIIKQPPPDEMLFQVAQQGESDKPFLIECEAEGEPTPKYRWIKNGKKFEWQTYDDRMSQQPGRGTLVITSPRDEDLGQYQCFAENEHGTATSNSVFVRKAELNSFKDGSPQTLQADEGKPFKLVCQPPDGWPKPNVYWMIQNMDGGIRSINNSRMTLDPEGNLWFSNVTRDDESNDFFYACAASSVFRSEYKIGNRVLLQVKQTGISAAQNRHPPQRQYVSRKNEVALKGKQIELFCIYGGTPLPETVWTKNGRAIVWNDKIQQDNYGKSLKIRRVSSEDAGTYTCEVSNGVGQADSYSINLAVNAVPYFTVEPEIVNAAEGETAEFKCEAAGNPKPNIMWIHNGKQIDVSQGNARRIVGSSSIYISKLQKSDTGNYGCNATNSLGYVYKDVYLNVLALAPEITDPPKREFTVDQRNVTMTCRVFGAPKPQVKWLRNDRELTGGRYQTMPSGDLFIRDVKFDDAGEYTCHAVNNLGSKSASGELIVKERTVINDPPQDYEAEAGTTVTFRCNAIADSSLELTIEWLTKGEIIDFENQPRFIRTSDNSLMISKTIELDTGTYTCLARTDLDEVMANATLTVMDRPNPPTLTRVNCKGKVAQIEWISNGDNRSPILNYIIEYNTSFTPDTYDVLSDDVPGTDFAWTVNTTPWNNYTFRVIAVNKVGRSLPSGHSDVCTTESSVPYKNPDNLEGEGTTPTNLVIKWRPLAQVDHNAPGLHYRVYWRRDIPGAEWNSADVRDWRQSSYTVEGLPTFTRYSVKVVALNDRGEANSGPWEIMAYSGEDTPLDAPANFTLIQVTGPTAAILSWNPVTPESLRGHFKGYKIQTWTEADGEENLREILITADSKQALVTDFVPDATNYARILAYNGRYNGPASTTLSFDTPEGVPNTIQALEAYPLGSSAFLLRWKKPLQPNGKLTGYRIYYEEVKGTTVGPRMEREPHISDPAVLEAKLGRLKPAAKYRIHVVATTKAGEGQDFYIERATSSGLGLPPDVPNFYWENIRSENGLANIKVVWQPALGGKAGSHFYVKYRVKDESSWQTTDPELYENYLIVHGINPDHLYEFRVVSVDGEYQTESATQEVDTYGIQSSVKVPGDNIATAGWFIGMMLAIAFLILVLIIICIVKRNRGGKYDVHDRELANGRNDYTEEGGFPEYSQPRYE
- the LOC120958624 gene encoding neuroglian isoform X5 gives rise to the protein MRTTHSSSGSAPATQLLLAAAVVLMLNVLTVHSLIHSPPRIIKQPPPDEMLFQVAQQGESDKPFLIECEAEGEPTPKYRWIKNGKKFEWQTYDDRMSQQPGRGTLVITSPRDEDLGQYQCFAENEHGTATSNSVFVRKAELNSFKDGSPQTLQADEGKPFKLVCQPPDGWPKPNVYWMIQNMDGGIRSINNSRMTLDPEGNLWFSNVTRDDESNDFFYACAASSVFRSEYKIGNRVLLQVKQTGISAAQNRHPPQRQYVSRKNEVALKGKQIELFCIYGGTPLPETVWTKNGRAIVWNDKIQQDNYGKSLKIRRVSSEDAGTYTCEVSNGVGQADSYSINLAVNAVPYFTVEPEIVNAAEGETAEFKCEAAGNPKPNIMWIHNGKQIDVSQGNARRIVGSSSIYISKLQKSDTGNYGCNATNSLGYVYKDVYLNVLALAPEITDPPKREFTVDQRNVTMTCRVFGAPKPQVKWLRNDRELTGGRYQTMPSGDLFIRDVKFDDAGEYTCHAVNNLGSKSASGELIVKERTVINDPPQDYEAEAGTTVTFRCNAIADSSLELTIEWLTKGEIIDFENQPRFIRTSDNSLMISKTIELDTGTYTCLARTDLDEVMANATLTVMDRPNPPTLTRVNCKGKVAQIEWISNGDNRSPILNYIIEYNTSFTPDTYDVLSDDVPGTDFAWTVNTTPWNNYTFRVIAVNKVGRSLPSGHSDVCTTESSVPYKNPDNLEGEGTTPTNLVIKWRPLAQVDHNAPGLHYRVYWRRDIPGAEWNSADVRDWRQSSYTVEGLPTFTRYSVKVVALNDRGEANSGPWEIMAYSGEDTPLDAPANFTLIQVTGPTAAILSWNPVTPESLRGHFKGYKIQTWTEADGEENLREILITADSKQALVTDFVPDATNYARILAYNGRYNGPASTTLSFDTPEGVPNTIQALEAYPLGSSAFLLRWKKPLQPNGKLTGYRIYYEEVKGTTVGPRMEREPHISDPAVLEAKLGRLKPAAKYRIHVVATTKAGEGQDFYIERATSSGLGLPPDVPNFYWENIRSENGLANIKVVWQPALGGKAGSHFYVKYRVKDESSWQTTDPELYENYLIVHGINPDHLYEFRVVSVDGEYQTESATQEVDTYGIQSSVKVPGDNIATAGWFIGMMLAIAFLILVLIIICIVKRNRGGKYDVHDRELANGRNDYTEEGGFPEYSQPLDNKSQGRQSLNSQKVGPESDTDSMAEYGEGDTEGMNEDGSFIGQYGRKGGKNADSNSQAFATLV
- the LOC120958624 gene encoding neuroglian isoform X8 — translated: MRTTHSSSGSAPATQLLLAAAVVLMLNVLTVHSLIHSPPRIIKQPPPDEMLFQVAQQGESDKPFLIECEAEGEPTPKYRWIKNGKKFEWQTYDDRMSQQPGRGTLVITSPRDEDLGQYQCFAENEHGTATSNSVFVRKAELNSFKDGSPQTLQADEGKPFKLVCQPPDGWPKPNVYWMIQNMDGGIRSINNSRMTLDPEGNLWFSNVTRDDESNDFFYACAASSVFRSEYKIGNRVLLQVKQTGISAAQNRHPPQRQYVSRKNEVALKGKQIELFCIYGGTPLPETVWTKNGRAIVWNDKIQQDNYGKSLKIRRVSSEDAGTYTCEVSNGVGQADSYSINLAVNAVPYFTVEPEIVNAAEGETAEFKCEAAGNPKPNIMWIHNGKQIDVSQGNARRIVGSSSIYISKLQKSDTGNYGCNATNSLGYVYKDVYLNVLALAPEITDPPKREFTVDQRNVTMTCRVFGAPKPQVKWLRNDRELTGGRYQTMPSGDLFIRDVKFDDAGEYTCHAVNNLGSKSASGELIVKERTVINDPPQDYEAEAGTTVTFRCNAIADSSLELTIEWLTKGEIIDFENQPRFIRTSDNSLMISKTIELDTGTYTCLARTDLDEVMANATLTVMDRPNPPTLTRVNCKGKVAQIEWISNGDNRSPILNYIIEYNTSFTPDTYDVLSDDVPGTDFAWTVNTTPWNNYTFRVIAVNKVGRSLPSGHSDVCTTESSVPYKNPDNLEGEGTTPTNLVIKWRPLAQVDHNAPGLHYRVYWRRDIPGAEWNSADVRDWRQSSYTVEGLPTFTRYSVKVVALNDRGEANSGPWEIMAYSGEDTPLDAPANFTLIQVTGPTAAILSWNPVTPESLRGHFKGYKIQTWTEADGEENLREILITADSKQALVTDFVPDATNYARILAYNGRYNGPASTTLSFDTPEGVPNTIQALEAYPLGSSAFLLRWKKPLQPNGKLTGYRIYYEEVKGTTVGPRMEREPHISDPAVLEAKLGRLKPAAKYRIHVVATTKAGEGQDFYIERATSSGLGLPPDVPNFYWENIRSENGLANIKVVWQPALGGKAGSHFYVKYRVKDESSWQTTDPELYENYLIVHGINPDHLYEFRVVSVDGEYQTESATQEVDTYGIQSSVKVPGDNIATAGWFIGMMLAIAFLILVLIIICIVKRNRGGKYDVHDRELANGRNDYTEEGGFPEYSQPYE
- the LOC120958624 gene encoding neuroglian isoform X6 gives rise to the protein MRTTHSSSGSAPATQLLLAAAVVLMLNVLTVHSLIHSPPRIIKQPPPDEMLFQVAQQGESDKPFLIECEAEGEPTPKYRWIKNGKKFEWQTYDDRMSQQPGRGTLVITSPRDEDLGQYQCFAENEHGTATSNSVFVRKAELNSFKDGSPQTLQADEGKPFKLVCQPPDGWPKPNVYWMIQNMDGGIRSINNSRMTLDPEGNLWFSNVTRDDESNDFFYACAASSVFRSEYKIGNRVLLQVKQTGISAAQNRHPPQRQYVSRKNEVALKGKQIELFCIYGGTPLPETVWTKNGRAIVWNDKIQQDNYGKSLKIRRVSSEDAGTYTCEVSNGVGQADSYSINLAVNAVPYFTVEPEIVNAAEGETAEFKCEAAGNPKPNIMWIHNGKQIDVSQGNARRIVGSSSIYISKLQKSDTGNYGCNATNSLGYVYKDVYLNVLALAPEITDPPKREFTVDQRNVTMTCRVFGAPKPQVKWLRNDRELTGGRYQTMPSGDLFIRDVKFDDAGEYTCHAVNNLGSKSASGELIVKERTVINDPPQDYEAEAGTTVTFRCNAIADSSLELTIEWLTKGEIIDFENQPRFIRTSDNSLMISKTIELDTGTYTCLARTDLDEVMANATLTVMDRPNPPTLTRVNCKGKVAQIEWISNGDNRSPILNYIIEYNTSFTPDTYDVLSDDVPGTDFAWTVNTTPWNNYTFRVIAVNKVGRSLPSGHSDVCTTESSVPYKNPDNLEGEGTTPTNLVIKWRPLAQVDHNAPGLHYRVYWRRDIPGAEWNSADVRDWRQSSYTVEGLPTFTRYSVKVVALNDRGEANSGPWEIMAYSGEDTPLDAPANFTLIQVTGPTAAILSWNPVTPESLRGHFKGYKIQTWTEADGEENLREILITADSKQALVTDFVPDATNYARILAYNGRYNGPASTTLSFDTPEGVPNTIQALEAYPLGSSAFLLRWKKPLQPNGKLTGYRIYYEEVKGTTVGPRMEREPHISDPAVLEAKLGRLKPAAKYRIHVVATTKAGEGQDFYIERATSSGLGLPPDVPNFYWENIRSENGLANIKVVWQPALGGKAGSHFYVKYRVKDESSWQTTDPELYENYLIVHGINPDHLYEFRVVSVDGEYQTESATQEVDTYGIQSSVKVPGDNIATAGWFIGMMLAIAFLILVLIIICIVKRNRGGKYDVHDRELANGRNDYTEEGGFPEYSQPLDNKSQGRQSLNSQKVGPESDTDSMAEYGEGDTGMNEDGSFIGQYGRKGGKNADSNSQAFATLV
- the LOC120958624 gene encoding neuroglian isoform X4, yielding MRTTHSSSGSAPATQLLLAAAVVLMLNVLTVHSLIHSPPRIIKQPPPDEMLFQVAQQGESDKPFLIECEAEGEPTPKYRWIKNGKKFEWQTYDDRMSQQPGRGTLVITSPRDEDLGQYQCFAENEHGTATSNSVFVRKAELNSFKDGSPQTLQADEGKPFKLVCQPPDGWPKPNVYWMIQNMDGGIRSINNSRMTLDPEGNLWFSNVTRDDESNDFFYACAASSVFRSEYKIGNRVLLQVKQTGISAAQNRHPPQRQYVSRKNEVALKGKQIELFCIYGGTPLPETVWTKNGRAIVWNDKIQQDNYGKSLKIRRVSSEDAGTYTCEVSNGVGQADSYSINLAVNAVPYFTVEPEIVNAAEGETAEFKCEAAGNPKPNIMWIHNGKQIDVSQGNARRIVGSSSIYISKLQKSDTGNYGCNATNSLGYVYKDVYLNVLALAPEITDPPKREFTVDQRNVTMTCRVFGAPKPQVKWLRNDRELTGGRYQTMPSGDLFIRDVKFDDAGEYTCHAVNNLGSKSASGELIVKERTVINDPPQDYEAEAGTTVTFRCNAIADSSLELTIEWLTKGEIIDFENQPRFIRTSDNSLMISKTIELDTGTYTCLARTDLDEVMANATLTVMDRPNPPTLTRVNCKGKVAQIEWISNGDNRSPILNYIIEYNTSFTPDTYDVLSDDVPGTDFAWTVNTTPWNNYTFRVIAVNKVGRSLPSGHSDVCTTESSVPYKNPDNLEGEGTTPTNLVIKWRPLAQVDHNAPGLHYRVYWRRDIPGAEWNSADVRDWRQSSYTVEGLPTFTRYSVKVVALNDRGEANSGPWEIMAYSGEDTPLDAPANFTLIQVTGPTAAILSWNPVTPESLRGHFKGYKIQTWTEADGEENLREILITADSKQALVTDFVPDATNYARILAYNGRYNGPASTTLSFDTPEGVPNTIQALEAYPLGSSAFLLRWKKPLQPNGKLTGYRIYYEEVKGTTVGPRMEREPHISDPAVLEAKLGRLKPAAKYRIHVVATTKAGEGQDFYIERATSSGLGLPPDVPNFYWENIRSENGLANIKVVWQPALGGKAGSHFYVKYRVKDESSWQTTDPELYENYLIVHGINPDHLYEFRVVSVDGEYQTESATQEVDTYGIQSSVKVPGDNIATAGWFIGMMLAIAFLILVLIIICIVKRNRGGKYDVHDRELANGRNDYTEEGGFPEYSQPVLRDYSLDNKSQGRQSLNSQKVGPESDTDSMAEYGEGDTGMNEDGSFIGQYGRKGGKNADSNSQAFATLV
- the LOC120958624 gene encoding neuroglian isoform X3 produces the protein MRTTHSSSGSAPATQLLLAAAVVLMLNVLTVHSLIHSPPRIIKQPPPDEMLFQVAQQGESDKPFLIECEAEGEPTPKYRWIKNGKKFEWQTYDDRMSQQPGRGTLVITSPRDEDLGQYQCFAENEHGTATSNSVFVRKAELNSFKDGSPQTLQADEGKPFKLVCQPPDGWPKPNVYWMIQNMDGGIRSINNSRMTLDPEGNLWFSNVTRDDESNDFFYACAASSVFRSEYKIGNRVLLQVKQTGISAAQNRHPPQRQYVSRKNEVALKGKQIELFCIYGGTPLPETVWTKNGRAIVWNDKIQQDNYGKSLKIRRVSSEDAGTYTCEVSNGVGQADSYSINLAVNAVPYFTVEPEIVNAAEGETAEFKCEAAGNPKPNIMWIHNGKQIDVSQGNARRIVGSSSIYISKLQKSDTGNYGCNATNSLGYVYKDVYLNVLALAPEITDPPKREFTVDQRNVTMTCRVFGAPKPQVKWLRNDRELTGGRYQTMPSGDLFIRDVKFDDAGEYTCHAVNNLGSKSASGELIVKERTVINDPPQDYEAEAGTTVTFRCNAIADSSLELTIEWLTKGEIIDFENQPRFIRTSDNSLMISKTIELDTGTYTCLARTDLDEVMANATLTVMDRPNPPTLTRVNCKGKVAQIEWISNGDNRSPILNYIIEYNTSFTPDTYDVLSDDVPGTDFAWTVNTTPWNNYTFRVIAVNKVGRSLPSGHSDVCTTESSVPYKNPDNLEGEGTTPTNLVIKWRPLAQVDHNAPGLHYRVYWRRDIPGAEWNSADVRDWRQSSYTVEGLPTFTRYSVKVVALNDRGEANSGPWEIMAYSGEDTPLDAPANFTLIQVTGPTAAILSWNPVTPESLRGHFKGYKIQTWTEADGEENLREILITADSKQALVTDFVPDATNYARILAYNGRYNGPASTTLSFDTPEGVPNTIQALEAYPLGSSAFLLRWKKPLQPNGKLTGYRIYYEEVKGTTVGPRMEREPHISDPAVLEAKLGRLKPAAKYRIHVVATTKAGEGQDFYIERATSSGLGLPPDVPNFYWENIRSENGLANIKVVWQPALGGKAGSHFYVKYRVKDESSWQTTDPELYENYLIVHGINPDHLYEFRVVSVDGEYQTESATQEVDTYGIQSSVKVPGDNIATAGWFIGMMLAIAFLILVLIIICIVKRNRGGKYDVHDRELANGRNDYTEEGGFPEYSQPVLRDYSLDNKSQGRQSLNSQKVGPESDTDSMAEYGEGDTEGMNEDGSFIGQYGRKGGKNADSNSQAFATLV